Proteins from a single region of Pseudomonas sp. 10S4:
- a CDS encoding DUF3094 domain-containing protein, producing MTSRLNPDDQKHVEEYLHLSQHQVERRPFRPWMLLVVVLAVTIGLGLLSRLISYLTL from the coding sequence ATGACCAGCCGCCTGAACCCCGACGACCAGAAGCATGTCGAAGAGTACCTGCACTTGTCCCAACACCAAGTCGAGCGCCGGCCTTTCAGGCCGTGGATGCTCCTGGTGGTGGTGCTGGCAGTGACCATTGGTTTGGGCCTGTTGAGCCGACTGATCAGTTACCTGACGCTATGA
- a CDS encoding methyl-accepting chemotaxis protein → MFLRQLNIAPRAALGFALIAVLVALLGVFALGQMSSIRDSEVAVESQWLPSIRGGDEIREIMLRIRTISLRMALDQDPKNIAQYRSQMDTRDKELSDKIAAYDKLVNTAEGKQLYDQFKSTFAAYRSGIAQSFTLAEQGRHDELTKLLLVDMKTVVDGSGKQLNDLADLFAKQVAAESQNSAAHYETSRTIVSLFIALAALATVGLAMLLTRSIVRPLNEALNAAENVARGDLTNPIQTHGNDEVSRLLKALATMQQNLRETLQGISGSATQLATAADELNAVTLDSTQGLQQQNNEIEQAATAVNEMTTAVEEVARNAVSTSDATRQSSESAHLGQERVSETASAISALASDVQHTGELVQSLANQSQDIGKVLDVIRAIAEQTNLLALNAAIEAARAGESGRGFAVVADEVRALAHRTQQSTQEIEQMVQGMRSGSSLALDSMQASASRAASTLVLAERAGEALQTITTSVHEIHERNLVIASAAEEQAQVAREVDRNLVNIRDLSVRSAAGADQTSASSHELSKLANALQGMVQRFRV, encoded by the coding sequence ATGTTTCTTCGTCAGCTGAATATTGCCCCTCGTGCAGCGCTGGGTTTTGCCTTGATTGCGGTGCTGGTGGCATTGCTCGGGGTATTTGCACTGGGGCAGATGTCGAGCATTCGTGACAGCGAGGTGGCGGTGGAAAGCCAGTGGCTGCCGAGCATCCGTGGCGGCGACGAGATTCGCGAGATCATGCTGCGCATTCGCACCATTTCCCTGCGCATGGCCCTGGACCAGGATCCGAAGAACATCGCGCAATACCGCAGCCAGATGGACACCCGGGACAAGGAGCTGAGCGACAAGATTGCCGCCTATGACAAATTGGTCAACACCGCTGAAGGCAAGCAGTTGTATGACCAATTCAAAAGCACCTTCGCCGCATACCGCTCGGGCATCGCCCAGTCGTTCACCTTGGCCGAACAAGGTCGTCACGATGAGTTGACCAAGCTGCTGCTGGTGGACATGAAGACCGTGGTCGATGGTTCCGGCAAACAGCTCAATGACTTGGCAGATCTGTTCGCTAAACAAGTCGCCGCCGAAAGCCAGAATTCTGCAGCGCACTACGAAACATCGCGGACGATCGTCAGCCTGTTCATCGCCCTGGCGGCGCTGGCCACCGTCGGTTTGGCGATGTTGCTGACTCGCAGCATCGTGCGCCCCCTGAACGAAGCCTTGAATGCCGCAGAAAACGTGGCCCGAGGCGATCTCACCAACCCGATCCAGACCCATGGCAACGATGAAGTCAGCCGCTTGCTCAAGGCGCTGGCGACCATGCAGCAGAACCTGCGCGAAACCCTGCAAGGCATCAGCGGTTCGGCCACCCAACTGGCCACGGCGGCCGATGAATTGAACGCAGTGACTCTCGACAGCACCCAAGGCCTGCAACAGCAGAACAACGAGATCGAGCAGGCTGCCACCGCAGTCAATGAGATGACCACTGCCGTGGAGGAAGTCGCGCGCAATGCGGTGTCGACGTCTGACGCCACACGCCAGTCCAGCGAGTCGGCGCATCTGGGCCAGGAGCGAGTCAGCGAAACCGCCAGCGCCATCAGCGCCCTCGCCAGCGATGTACAACACACCGGCGAACTGGTGCAGTCGTTGGCCAATCAGTCCCAGGACATCGGCAAGGTGCTGGACGTGATTCGGGCCATCGCTGAGCAAACCAACCTGTTGGCGCTCAACGCTGCGATTGAAGCAGCGCGCGCGGGGGAGAGTGGTCGCGGTTTTGCGGTGGTCGCAGATGAAGTGCGGGCACTGGCGCATCGCACGCAGCAGTCGACCCAGGAGATCGAGCAAATGGTTCAGGGCATGCGCAGCGGGTCGAGCCTGGCGCTCGACTCCATGCAAGCCAGCGCTTCTCGGGCAGCCAGCACGTTGGTGTTGGCCGAGCGTGCCGGCGAGGCCTTGCAGACTATCACTACCTCGGTGCACGAGATTCACGAACGAAACCTGGTGATCGCCAGTGCGGCCGAAGAGCAAGCGCAAGTCGCGCGGGAAGTTGATCGCAACCTGGTGAATATCCGTGACCTGTCGGTGCGCTCTGCCGCTGGCGCCGATCAGACCAGCGCCTCCAGCCATGAACTGTCCAAACTGGCCAATGCACTGCAAGGCATGGTGCAACGCTTTCGGGTGTAA
- the pgeF gene encoding peptidoglycan editing factor PgeF, translating to MSGWLIPDWPAPAGVKACVTTRAGGVSLAPFDSLNLGDHVDDSPDAVAENRRRLTDHFSIQPAWLQQVHGIAVSHADPGLVATADASWTATPGIACTAMTADCLPALFCDRAGTRVAAAHAGWRGLAAGVLEATLDSLAVAPHEVLVWLGPAIGPQAFEVGPEVREVFIQQLPEAAKAFVPSQNAGKFMADIYELARLRLAARGVTAVYGGGFCTVTDPRFFSYRRSPHTGRFASLIWLED from the coding sequence ATGAGCGGCTGGCTGATTCCCGACTGGCCTGCGCCTGCCGGGGTGAAAGCCTGTGTGACCACCCGTGCGGGCGGCGTCAGTCTGGCGCCGTTCGACAGCCTCAACCTCGGCGATCACGTCGACGACAGCCCAGACGCTGTGGCCGAAAATCGCCGTCGCCTCACCGATCATTTCTCTATTCAACCGGCCTGGTTACAGCAGGTTCACGGCATTGCTGTGTCTCATGCTGATCCAGGTCTGGTAGCCACTGCCGACGCCAGTTGGACGGCGACGCCCGGTATTGCCTGCACGGCGATGACGGCAGATTGCCTGCCTGCACTGTTCTGCGACCGTGCCGGCACTCGCGTCGCGGCAGCCCATGCCGGCTGGCGCGGGCTGGCGGCGGGTGTGCTGGAGGCGACCCTCGACAGTCTGGCCGTGGCACCGCATGAGGTGCTGGTCTGGCTCGGCCCGGCCATAGGCCCGCAAGCCTTTGAAGTCGGCCCCGAAGTACGGGAAGTCTTCATCCAGCAACTGCCTGAGGCTGCTAAAGCCTTCGTTCCGAGTCAGAACGCCGGCAAGTTCATGGCCGACATCTATGAGCTCGCGCGTTTGCGTCTGGCAGCTCGTGGCGTCACCGCTGTTTATGGTGGCGGTTTCTGCACCGTGACCGATCCACGCTTCTTTTCTTACCGCCGCAGTCCACACACTGGTCGGTTTGCCTCTTTGATCTGGCTCGAAGACTAA
- the rluD gene encoding 23S rRNA pseudouridine(1911/1915/1917) synthase RluD yields MSDKIELRAEVPSELGGQRLDQVAAQLFAEHSRSRLSAWIKDGRLTVDGAVIRPRDIVHGGAILELTAEQEAQGEWIAQDIELDIVYEDDDILVINKPAGLVVHPAAGHADGTLLNALLHHVPDIINVPRAGIVHRLDKDTTGLMVVAKTIQAQTQLVTQLQSRSVSRIYECIVIGVVTAGGKINAPIGRHGQQRQRMAVMEGGKQAVSHYRVLERFRSHTHVRVKLETGRTHQIRVHMSHINFPLVGDPAYGGRFRIPPAASVTMVESLKAFPRQALHARFLELDHPTTGKRMSWESPLPDDFVWLLTLLKQDREAFIG; encoded by the coding sequence ATGTCCGATAAAATTGAACTTCGCGCAGAGGTGCCGTCCGAATTGGGCGGCCAACGCCTCGATCAAGTCGCCGCACAATTATTCGCTGAGCACTCGCGCTCGCGCCTTTCCGCCTGGATCAAAGACGGCCGCCTGACTGTGGATGGGGCGGTTATCCGCCCGCGAGACATCGTTCATGGTGGCGCCATTCTTGAGCTAACCGCCGAGCAGGAAGCTCAGGGCGAATGGATCGCTCAGGACATTGAGCTGGACATCGTCTATGAAGATGACGACATCCTGGTGATCAACAAACCTGCGGGTCTGGTGGTGCATCCGGCTGCCGGTCACGCTGACGGCACCTTGCTCAACGCCTTGCTGCACCACGTGCCGGACATTATCAATGTGCCCCGCGCCGGTATCGTGCATCGCCTGGACAAGGACACCACTGGTCTGATGGTGGTGGCCAAGACCATTCAAGCGCAGACGCAGCTGGTAACACAGTTGCAGAGTCGCAGCGTCAGCCGGATCTACGAGTGCATCGTGATCGGTGTGGTGACCGCCGGCGGCAAAATCAACGCGCCGATCGGTCGTCACGGCCAGCAACGCCAGCGCATGGCGGTGATGGAAGGTGGCAAGCAAGCCGTCAGCCACTACCGCGTGCTCGAGCGTTTCCGCTCCCACACTCACGTGCGGGTGAAGCTGGAAACCGGTCGTACGCACCAGATTCGTGTGCATATGTCTCACATCAACTTCCCGTTGGTCGGAGATCCTGCCTACGGCGGTCGTTTCCGTATCCCGCCGGCAGCCAGTGTGACCATGGTCGAATCGTTGAAGGCGTTTCCACGTCAGGCACTGCATGCGCGGTTCCTGGAGCTGGATCATCCGACGACCGGTAAACGCATGAGCTGGGAATCGCCACTTCCGGACGATTTCGTCTGGTTGCTGACCCTGCTCAAGCAAGACCGTGAGGCGTTCATCGGATGA
- a CDS encoding outer membrane protein assembly factor BamD, with protein sequence MQVKHLLLIAILALTAACSSKEVVDENLSEVELYQQAQKDLDNSSYTSATAKLKALESRYPFGRYADQAQLELIYANYKNAEPEAAKSAAERFIRLHPQHPNVDYAYYLKGLTSFDQDVGLLARFLPLDMTKRDPGAARDSYNEFAQLTSRYPNSRYSPDAKQRMIYLRNLLASYEIHVADYYLTRQAYVAAANRGRYVVENFQETPSVGDGLAVMVESYQRLHLDELANTSLETLKLNYPNHPSLVDGQFKPSVAEADNRSWLSKATLGLIESRPPLPPGETRANQDVQKQFQDAKDSIPSELKPKDGNGEVIQEEQHEAEGNNSDRSWFSYMTFGVFD encoded by the coding sequence ATGCAAGTGAAACACCTGCTGCTGATCGCCATCCTCGCATTGACCGCTGCTTGCTCATCGAAGGAAGTCGTAGACGAAAACCTTAGCGAAGTCGAGCTGTACCAGCAGGCTCAGAAAGATCTGGATAACAGTAGCTACACCAGTGCCACAGCCAAGCTGAAGGCCCTGGAGTCGCGTTATCCGTTCGGGCGCTACGCTGATCAGGCTCAACTCGAGCTCATCTACGCCAACTACAAAAACGCCGAACCTGAGGCTGCCAAGTCTGCCGCCGAGCGTTTTATTCGTTTGCACCCACAGCATCCGAACGTGGATTACGCGTATTACCTCAAGGGTCTGACCTCCTTCGACCAGGACGTCGGCCTGCTGGCGCGCTTCCTGCCGCTGGACATGACCAAGCGTGACCCGGGCGCTGCCCGCGACTCGTACAACGAGTTCGCCCAGCTGACCAGCCGCTACCCGAACAGCCGCTACTCGCCGGATGCCAAGCAGCGCATGATTTATCTGCGCAACCTGCTGGCCTCCTACGAGATTCACGTTGCCGACTACTACCTGACTCGTCAGGCCTACGTCGCCGCCGCGAACCGTGGTCGTTATGTCGTGGAGAACTTCCAGGAAACCCCTTCGGTCGGTGACGGCCTGGCGGTGATGGTCGAGTCCTACCAGCGTCTGCACCTGGACGAACTGGCCAACACCAGCCTCGAAACCCTGAAGCTCAACTACCCGAACCACCCAAGCCTGGTGGACGGTCAGTTCAAGCCATCGGTAGCCGAAGCGGACAACCGTTCGTGGCTGAGCAAGGCGACCCTGGGCCTGATCGAATCCCGTCCGCCGCTGCCACCGGGCGAAACCCGCGCCAACCAGGACGTGCAGAAGCAGTTCCAGGACGCGAAAGATTCGATTCCTAGCGAGCTCAAGCCTAAAGATGGCAACGGCGAAGTGATCCAGGAAGAACAACACGAAGCGGAAGGCAACAACAGCGACCGTTCGTGGTTCAGCTACATGACCTTCGGTGTGTTTGACTGA
- a CDS encoding PP0621 family protein: MLRLLFWIALIAAAVWFWRKFKSPASAARPNAELEAAPMVRCAHCGVHLPRDRALSLQQQWYCSQAHLEQGPGSSDR, translated from the coding sequence ATGCTTCGTTTACTGTTCTGGATCGCCCTGATTGCCGCTGCGGTATGGTTCTGGCGCAAGTTCAAAAGCCCGGCGTCTGCCGCACGGCCCAATGCCGAACTGGAAGCTGCACCGATGGTTCGCTGCGCCCACTGCGGCGTGCACCTGCCTCGCGACCGTGCGCTGAGTCTTCAACAACAGTGGTATTGCAGCCAGGCTCACCTCGAGCAAGGCCCGGGCTCCAGTGATCGCTGA
- a CDS encoding sensor histidine kinase — MIAEASSPGSKQAQRLLRLYHLYRLSIGITLVLLISSNMDNQLLMFANNDLLRSGSWLYLVLNILLVVFLENTRRPGQLFSLALADVLLLCGLFYAAGGAASAIGNLLIVSVAIGNTLLRGRIGLLIAAVAAIGIVGLSFLLSFSRPTSPNDYLQAGTLGALCFAAALLVQGLIRRLEVSEHLAEQRASEVVGLEALNALILQRMRTGILVLDDQRRVQLANHSARSQLGQDHLDGELIDDYSPTLVERLQLWFNNPTLRPQSLKIASSGLELQPSFIALDQSPHHQTLVFLEDLAQISQQAQQLKLAALGRLTAGIAHEIRNPLGAISHAAQLLQESEELNGADRRLTQIIQDHSQRMNRVIENVLQLSRRQQTTPQRLDLKPWLARFVAEARETATERQTIHLRIGAGHVTTLMDTNQLSQILDNLLRNGWRHSALIHKQAEVWLELFVDPDSQLPVLEVQDNGPGVAPDQQAHLFEPFFTTSSQGTGLGLYLSRELCESNQARLDFKPRQGGGCFRITFAHGRKQS, encoded by the coding sequence GTGATCGCTGAGGCTTCCAGCCCCGGCAGCAAACAAGCCCAGCGACTGCTGCGCCTCTATCATCTCTACCGTTTAAGTATCGGCATCACCTTGGTGCTGTTGATCTCCAGCAACATGGACAACCAGTTGCTGATGTTCGCCAACAACGACCTGCTGCGCAGTGGCAGCTGGTTGTACCTGGTACTGAATATTCTGCTGGTGGTGTTCCTGGAGAATACCCGCCGTCCCGGCCAGTTATTCAGCCTGGCCCTGGCCGATGTGTTGCTGCTGTGCGGTCTGTTCTACGCTGCCGGCGGTGCGGCCAGCGCCATTGGCAATTTGCTGATCGTGTCCGTGGCCATCGGCAACACACTGTTGCGCGGGCGTATTGGCTTGCTGATCGCCGCAGTCGCGGCCATTGGCATTGTCGGTTTGAGCTTCCTGCTGAGTTTCAGCCGCCCCACCAGCCCCAACGACTACCTGCAAGCCGGCACGCTTGGCGCCCTGTGCTTTGCCGCGGCATTGCTGGTGCAAGGTCTGATCCGGCGTCTGGAGGTCAGCGAACACCTGGCCGAGCAGCGGGCCAGCGAAGTGGTCGGCCTTGAAGCCCTGAACGCGCTGATTTTGCAACGTATGCGCACCGGCATCCTGGTGCTCGATGACCAGCGGCGGGTGCAACTGGCCAACCACAGCGCCCGGTCCCAACTGGGCCAGGACCACCTCGACGGCGAGTTGATCGATGATTATTCACCGACCTTGGTCGAACGCCTGCAACTGTGGTTCAACAACCCGACCTTGCGACCCCAAAGTCTGAAAATCGCCAGTTCCGGCCTCGAGCTGCAACCAAGCTTCATTGCCCTGGACCAAAGCCCCCATCATCAGACCCTGGTCTTTCTCGAAGACCTCGCCCAGATCTCCCAGCAGGCCCAGCAACTGAAACTCGCCGCCCTGGGTCGCCTGACCGCCGGTATCGCCCACGAGATCCGTAATCCGCTGGGCGCCATCAGTCATGCCGCACAGTTGCTGCAGGAATCCGAGGAACTGAACGGCGCGGATAGACGTCTGACCCAGATTATTCAAGACCACTCTCAGCGAATGAATCGGGTTATCGAAAACGTCCTGCAACTGTCCCGCCGTCAGCAAACCACGCCGCAACGGCTCGATCTAAAGCCGTGGCTTGCGCGGTTCGTCGCCGAAGCCCGCGAGACCGCGACCGAACGCCAGACCATTCACCTGCGCATCGGCGCCGGCCATGTCACAACGCTGATGGACACGAATCAACTGTCCCAGATACTCGACAATTTGTTGCGCAATGGCTGGCGTCACAGCGCCCTGATTCATAAACAGGCAGAGGTCTGGCTTGAGTTGTTTGTCGACCCCGACAGCCAGTTGCCGGTCCTCGAGGTGCAGGACAATGGCCCCGGCGTGGCGCCGGACCAGCAGGCGCACTTGTTCGAACCCTTCTTCACCACCAGCAGCCAGGGCACTGGCCTGGGGCTTTATCTGTCCCGTGAGCTGTGCGAAAGCAACCAGGCGCGCCTAGACTTCAAACCACGCCAAGGCGGCGGCTGCTTTCGCATCACCTTTGCACACGGACGGAAACAAAGTTGA
- a CDS encoding sigma-54-dependent transcriptional regulator, with translation MSPRQKVLIVDDEPDIRELLEITLGRMKLDTFSARNLGEAQALLARESFDLCLTDMRLPDGTGLELVQHIQQRYAQVPVAMITAYGSLETAINALKAGAFDFLTKPVDLTRLRELVTSALRLPAPGGASTAIDRRLLGDSLPMRSLRKQIDKLARSQAPVYISGESGSGKELVARLIHEQGPRANRPFVPVNCGAIPSELMESEFFGHRKGSFSGAIEDKPGLFQAAHGGTLFLDEVADLPLAMQVKLLRAIQEKAVRSVGGQQETVVDVRILCATHKDLDAEVSAERFRQDLYYRLNVIELRVPPLRERRDDIETLASHVLKRLAAGTGQPATKLHPLALDALKSYRFPGNVRELENMLERAHTLCENKQIEASDLRLADGNCAAEAGVPDLTRIDNLEDYLENVERKLILQALEETRWNRTAAAQRLNLSFRSMRYRLKKLGLD, from the coding sequence ATGAGCCCACGGCAAAAAGTCCTGATCGTCGACGACGAACCGGATATCCGCGAACTCCTGGAAATCACCCTGGGACGGATGAAACTCGACACTTTCAGTGCCCGCAACCTTGGCGAAGCCCAAGCCCTGCTGGCCCGGGAGTCATTCGACCTGTGCCTGACCGACATGCGCCTGCCGGACGGCACTGGTCTGGAACTGGTGCAGCACATCCAGCAACGTTACGCCCAAGTGCCGGTGGCGATGATCACCGCCTACGGCAGCCTGGAAACCGCCATCAACGCCCTCAAGGCTGGTGCCTTCGACTTTCTGACCAAACCGGTGGACCTGACCCGGCTCCGGGAACTGGTCACCAGTGCCCTGCGCCTGCCCGCACCCGGTGGCGCCAGTACCGCCATCGATCGCCGATTGCTCGGCGATTCGTTGCCCATGCGCAGCCTGCGTAAACAAATCGACAAGCTGGCCCGCAGCCAGGCACCGGTGTACATCAGCGGTGAATCCGGCAGCGGCAAGGAACTGGTCGCTCGTCTGATTCACGAACAAGGCCCGCGCGCCAATCGTCCCTTCGTCCCGGTCAACTGCGGGGCGATACCGTCGGAATTGATGGAAAGCGAATTTTTTGGCCATCGCAAAGGCAGTTTCAGCGGCGCCATCGAAGACAAACCAGGCCTGTTCCAGGCAGCCCATGGCGGCACTCTGTTCCTCGATGAAGTGGCTGATTTACCGCTGGCGATGCAGGTCAAACTGCTGCGGGCGATTCAGGAGAAAGCCGTGCGCAGCGTCGGCGGCCAGCAGGAAACCGTGGTCGATGTACGCATCCTTTGCGCCACCCATAAAGACCTCGACGCCGAAGTCAGTGCCGAACGTTTTCGTCAGGATTTGTATTATCGGCTCAACGTGATCGAGTTGCGGGTGCCGCCCCTGCGTGAACGCCGGGACGATATCGAGACACTCGCCAGCCATGTACTCAAGCGCCTGGCGGCCGGCACCGGCCAACCCGCGACAAAACTCCACCCGCTAGCCCTTGATGCGCTGAAAAGCTACCGCTTCCCAGGCAACGTGCGGGAACTGGAGAACATGCTCGAACGCGCCCACACCTTGTGCGAGAACAAACAGATCGAAGCCAGCGACTTGCGCCTGGCCGACGGTAACTGCGCTGCCGAAGCCGGCGTGCCGGACCTGACCCGGATCGACAATCTGGAAGATTATCTGGAAAACGTCGAGCGCAAACTCATCCTCCAGGCGCTGGAAGAAACCCGCTGGAACCGCACGGCGGCGGCGCAGCGGCTGAATCTGTCGTTTCGGTCGATGCGCTACAGGCTGAAGAAACTCGGTTTGGATTGA
- the thiO gene encoding glycine oxidase ThiO, producing MSRQQQVVIVGGGVIGLLTAFNLASEVQSVVLLDRSNVGQESSWAGGGIVSPLYPWRYSPAVTALAHWSQDFYPQLGERLFAATGVDPEVHTTGLYWLDLDDEAEALAWAKRENRPLRAVDISAAHDAVPVLGSGFSRAIYMADVANVRNPRLVKSLKAALLALPNVTIHEQCEVSGFIREGDAVVGVQTSTGAIYGDQVVLTAGAWSGDLLKSLGLELPVEPVKGQMILYKCAANFLPSMVLAKGRYAIPRRDGHILIGSTLEHEGYDKTPTESALESLKASAVELIPALADAEVVGHWAGLRPGSPEGIPYIGRVPGFDGLWLNCGHYRNGLVLAPASCQLFADVMLGRAPIIDPAPYAPVGRI from the coding sequence ATGAGCAGGCAACAGCAAGTGGTGATTGTCGGCGGCGGGGTGATCGGCCTGCTGACCGCATTCAATCTCGCGTCCGAAGTACAGAGCGTTGTGCTGCTGGATCGCTCGAACGTCGGCCAGGAGTCATCGTGGGCCGGGGGTGGCATCGTTTCGCCGCTCTATCCGTGGCGCTACAGCCCGGCGGTTACTGCGTTGGCTCACTGGTCCCAGGATTTCTATCCACAGCTGGGTGAAAGGCTTTTTGCCGCCACCGGTGTCGACCCCGAAGTGCACACAACCGGGCTGTACTGGCTGGACCTGGACGACGAGGCCGAAGCGCTGGCCTGGGCCAAACGGGAAAATCGTCCGCTACGGGCTGTGGATATCTCGGCGGCTCATGACGCTGTGCCTGTCTTGGGTAGCGGTTTTTCCCGGGCGATCTACATGGCCGATGTGGCCAATGTGCGCAACCCACGGCTGGTGAAGTCCTTGAAAGCGGCGCTGTTGGCGCTGCCGAACGTGACGATCCATGAGCAGTGCGAAGTCAGCGGGTTTATCCGTGAAGGCGATGCGGTGGTCGGGGTGCAGACATCAACGGGCGCGATTTATGGCGATCAGGTGGTGCTGACGGCTGGTGCCTGGAGCGGCGACTTGCTCAAAAGCCTTGGCCTGGAGCTCCCGGTCGAGCCGGTCAAAGGCCAGATGATTCTCTACAAATGCGCGGCGAACTTCCTGCCGAGCATGGTGCTGGCCAAGGGGCGATATGCGATCCCGCGACGCGACGGGCATATCCTGATCGGCAGTACGCTGGAGCACGAAGGATACGACAAGACCCCCACCGAATCGGCGCTGGAAAGCCTGAAAGCCTCGGCCGTGGAGTTGATTCCGGCGCTGGCGGATGCCGAGGTGGTGGGCCACTGGGCCGGGTTGCGGCCGGGTTCGCCAGAAGGCATTCCCTACATTGGCCGGGTGCCAGGGTTTGACGGGCTCTGGCTCAATTGCGGGCATTATCGCAATGGGCTGGTGCTGGCACCGGCGTCGTGTCAGTTGTTTGCGGATGTGATGCTGGGCAGGGCGCCGATCATTGATCCGGCACCGTATGCGCCGGTTGGGCGGATCTAG
- a CDS encoding type IV pilin protein → MRRSNRGFTLIEIMIVIAIIGIIATIGYPSFTEYVKKGRRADVVGLLSDQAQILERFYSKNNVYTNVTGLSAGNDYYTITPTITDQTFLVTAVRKVGAAMATDKCGDFTITSTGVRGMVNAQAGLVTKDCWGR, encoded by the coding sequence ATGCGCAGATCCAACCGAGGTTTTACCCTGATCGAAATCATGATCGTGATTGCGATCATCGGGATAATCGCCACCATTGGCTATCCGAGCTTCACCGAATACGTGAAAAAGGGCCGTCGCGCCGACGTGGTCGGGCTGCTTTCCGATCAAGCGCAGATTCTTGAGCGGTTCTATTCAAAAAATAACGTTTACACCAACGTCACAGGCCTGAGCGCGGGTAACGACTACTACACCATTACACCGACCATCACCGATCAGACCTTCCTGGTGACGGCGGTGCGCAAGGTCGGCGCGGCCATGGCTACTGACAAGTGCGGCGATTTCACCATCACCAGTACCGGCGTCAGAGGCATGGTCAACGCCCAGGCCGGGCTGGTCACCAAGGATTGCTGGGGTCGCTGA